Proteins encoded within one genomic window of Citrobacter amalonaticus Y19:
- the hydN gene encoding electron transport protein HydN — protein MNRFIIADANKCIGCRTCEVACVVSHQENQDCASLTPETFLPRIHVIKGVNVSTATLCRQCEDAPCANVCPNGAISRDKGFVHVMQERCIGCKTCVVACPYGAMEVVVRPVVRNSGAGLNVRAEKAEANKCDLCHHRDAGPACMEACPTHALICVDRNKLEQLSAEKRRRAALDSSASLLF, from the coding sequence ATGAACCGTTTCATCATTGCAGACGCCAATAAGTGCATTGGTTGCCGTACCTGTGAGGTGGCCTGCGTGGTCTCCCATCAGGAAAACCAGGACTGCGCGTCACTGACCCCTGAAACCTTTTTACCCCGTATCCATGTGATCAAAGGCGTCAATGTCTCGACGGCGACATTGTGCCGCCAGTGTGAGGACGCGCCATGTGCGAACGTTTGTCCGAACGGTGCCATCAGCCGTGATAAAGGCTTTGTCCATGTCATGCAGGAACGTTGCATTGGCTGTAAAACCTGCGTGGTGGCTTGTCCGTATGGGGCAATGGAGGTGGTGGTGCGTCCGGTCGTGCGTAACAGCGGCGCGGGCCTGAACGTGCGGGCGGAAAAAGCGGAAGCCAACAAGTGCGATCTCTGTCATCATCGTGACGCCGGTCCGGCCTGTATGGAAGCCTGTCCGACGCACGCACTGATTTGTGTGGATCGCAACAAGCTTGAGCAACTCAGCGCCGAAAAACGTCGTCGCGCGGCGCTGGATTCTTCTGCATCTTTGCTGTTCTGA
- the hypF gene encoding carbamoyltransferase HypF produces the protein MTLNNHSGVQLRIRGKVQGVGFRPFVWQLAQQLQLHGDVCNDGDGVVVRLLEDPAPFISELHSHCPPLARIDSVESEPFHWGQQPAEFSIRQSAGGAMNTQIVPDAATCPECLVEMNTPGERRYRYPFINCTHCGPRFTIIRAMPYDRPFTVMASFPLCPQCDKEYRDPGDRRFHAQPVACPACGPHLSWLSGERQAEKDAALQAAVEMLKAGGIVAVKGIGGFHLACDARNGDAVATLRARKRRPTKPLAVMLPDDNGLPDAASRLLKTPAAPIVLVDKQHVASMCDGIAPGLAEVGVMLPANPLQHLLLQELNGPLVMTSGNLSGKPPAISNEQALDDLQDIAEGFLLHNRDIVQRMDDSVVRESGEMLRRSRGYVPDALALPPGFRDVPPMLCLGADLKNTFCLVRGEQAVLSQHLGDLSDDGIQHQWRDALRLIQNIYDFTPQRIVRDTHPGYVSSQWASEMNLPTERVLHHHAHATACLAEHGWPLDGGDVIALTLDGIGMGENGALWGAECLRVNYRECEHLGGLPAVALAGGDLAAKQPWRNLLAQCLRFVPDWQRYPETAVVQRQNWSVLARAIERGINAPLASSCGRLFDAVAAALNCAPESLSYEGEAACTLEALASQCAGVKHPVTLPLAGNQLDLAIFWSQWLNWQATPVERAWAFHDALAQGFAAMLREQAVARGIDTLVFSGGVMHNRLLSARLAYYLADFTLLFPQQLPAGDGGLSLGQGVIAAARWLNQRDMPDGDA, from the coding sequence ATGACATTAAACAATCACTCCGGCGTACAGCTACGTATTCGCGGCAAAGTCCAGGGCGTCGGCTTTCGTCCCTTTGTCTGGCAACTGGCGCAGCAGCTTCAGTTGCATGGCGACGTCTGTAATGACGGCGACGGCGTGGTGGTACGATTGCTGGAAGATCCCGCGCCGTTTATTAGCGAACTGCATAGTCACTGTCCGCCGCTTGCGCGTATCGACAGCGTGGAGAGTGAGCCATTTCACTGGGGGCAGCAGCCCGCGGAGTTCAGCATCCGCCAGAGTGCGGGCGGTGCGATGAACACCCAGATTGTGCCCGATGCCGCCACCTGCCCGGAATGTCTTGTCGAAATGAACACGCCCGGTGAGCGGCGTTATCGCTATCCGTTTATCAACTGCACCCACTGTGGCCCGCGTTTTACCATTATCCGGGCGATGCCCTACGACCGTCCATTTACCGTGATGGCGTCTTTTCCGCTCTGTCCGCAATGTGACAAGGAGTATCGCGATCCCGGTGACCGACGTTTTCACGCCCAGCCGGTGGCTTGCCCGGCGTGTGGTCCGCATCTGAGCTGGCTGAGCGGCGAACGGCAGGCGGAAAAGGACGCGGCATTGCAGGCTGCGGTTGAGATGCTGAAGGCGGGGGGCATTGTCGCGGTTAAGGGCATCGGCGGATTTCATCTGGCCTGCGATGCGCGAAACGGCGATGCGGTGGCAACCCTTCGCGCGCGTAAGCGCCGTCCGACAAAACCGCTGGCGGTGATGCTGCCCGATGATAACGGCTTGCCGGATGCGGCCAGCCGGCTGCTGAAAACACCCGCCGCGCCGATTGTGCTGGTGGATAAACAGCACGTCGCCTCGATGTGTGACGGCATTGCCCCGGGGCTTGCGGAAGTTGGCGTGATGCTGCCTGCCAATCCGTTGCAGCATCTGCTGCTCCAGGAGCTGAACGGTCCGCTGGTGATGACCTCCGGCAATCTCAGTGGCAAACCTCCGGCCATCAGCAACGAACAGGCGCTTGACGATTTACAGGACATTGCCGAAGGTTTCCTGCTGCACAATCGCGACATCGTGCAGCGAATGGACGACTCCGTGGTGCGTGAAAGCGGCGAAATGCTGCGGCGCTCGCGGGGATATGTTCCGGACGCGCTGGCGCTGCCGCCGGGCTTTCGCGACGTGCCGCCGATGCTCTGCCTGGGGGCGGATCTGAAAAACACCTTCTGCCTGGTGCGCGGTGAGCAGGCGGTGCTAAGTCAGCATCTTGGCGATCTCAGCGACGACGGGATCCAGCATCAGTGGCGTGACGCGCTGCGGTTAATCCAGAACATCTATGACTTCACGCCGCAGCGCATTGTTCGCGATACCCATCCGGGGTACGTCTCCAGCCAGTGGGCCAGCGAGATGAACCTGCCGACAGAGCGTGTGTTGCATCATCATGCCCATGCTACGGCTTGTCTTGCCGAGCACGGCTGGCCGCTGGACGGCGGCGATGTCATCGCCCTGACGCTGGACGGAATCGGAATGGGCGAAAACGGCGCGCTGTGGGGCGCAGAGTGTCTGCGGGTGAACTACCGTGAGTGCGAACATCTTGGCGGACTGCCCGCCGTGGCGCTTGCCGGTGGCGATCTCGCCGCGAAGCAGCCCTGGCGTAACCTGCTAGCGCAGTGTCTGCGTTTTGTGCCGGACTGGCAGCGCTATCCAGAAACTGCCGTCGTGCAGCGGCAGAACTGGAGCGTGCTGGCGCGGGCGATTGAGCGTGGGATTAACGCGCCGCTGGCCTCGTCCTGTGGGCGTCTGTTTGATGCGGTTGCCGCAGCGCTGAACTGCGCGCCAGAATCGCTCAGCTATGAAGGTGAGGCCGCCTGCACGCTGGAGGCGCTGGCGTCGCAATGCGCGGGCGTTAAACACCCGGTGACGTTGCCGCTGGCGGGTAATCAACTGGATCTGGCAATCTTCTGGTCGCAGTGGTTGAACTGGCAGGCAACGCCCGTCGAACGCGCGTGGGCCTTCCACGACGCGCTGGCGCAAGGGTTTGCGGCAATGCTGCGCGAACAGGCCGTCGCGCGTGGCATCGACACGCTGGTGTTCAGCGGTG